One Deinococcus sp. LM3 genomic region harbors:
- the carB gene encoding carbamoyl-phosphate synthase large subunit has translation MPKRTDLQTILILGSGPIQIGQAAEFDYSGTQALKALKNEGYRVVLVNSNPATIMTDPDLADATYLEPLTPEFVRRVIEKERPDALLPTLGGQTALNLAMDLNADGTLAEFGVELIGANAAAIRKGEDREEFQAAMKKIGVETAKGQMVHSMEEAIEYQKQIGLPIVIRPSFTLGGTGGGIAHTYEEFLAITEGGLRDSPVTSVLLEESILGWKEYELEVMRDTADTVVIITSIENFDPMGVHTGDSITVAPAQTLSDVEYQRLRDQSLAIIREIGVDTGGSNIQFAVNPVDGRVIVIEMNPRVSRSSALASKATGFPIAKIAALLAVGYHLDELKNDITRITPASFEPSIDYVVTKIPRFAFEKFPGSSDALGTQMRSVGEVMAIGRTFKESLQKAMRSIESDVRGAFAAMSVDELRGLLYGNPRRLEAVMELLRRGESTGDLFDATRIDPWFLSQLKEIIDAESELLELGPIREWKYEIWREVKRLGFSDARIGEIVGLSELEVRAIRKEARAVPVYKTVDTCAAEFEAHTPYHYSTYEWEDEVTQTEKPKVVILGSGPNRIGQGVEFDYATVHAVWALQDAGYETIMVNSNPETVSTDYDTADRLYFEPLTFEDVMNIVEHEKPVGVIVQLGGQTPLKLARRLAEAGAPIIGTSVDAIDEAEDRASFNALCERLGLPQPLGKVAQTPDQAAALAEELGFPLMARPSYVLGGRAMRTVRSMDELTTYLNEVYAAVEGQPSILLDQFLEGALELDVDTLCDGNRAVVMGIMEHIEAAGIHSGDSACILPPVNLSPDLLARVKADTERLALALGVRGLMNVQWAVKDNVAYILEANPRASRTVPFVSKAVNHPLAKSAARIAVGHTLDQIGLFETPVPAMYSVKEVHLPFLKFAGVIPTLGPEMKSTGESMGIDSDPYRAFYRAQIGAKSNVPTTGTALLLGDGLDDVAASLQDSGLTVIREQDGDKLPNLLIDVTGSRLLRTALERGVPIVSTREAAEWTAKAIAAAKNDPLNVNSLQEWVNA, from the coding sequence ATGCCTAAGCGTACTGATCTCCAGACCATCCTGATTCTCGGCAGCGGCCCCATTCAGATCGGGCAGGCCGCCGAGTTCGACTACTCGGGCACGCAGGCGCTCAAAGCGCTGAAGAACGAAGGGTACCGGGTGGTGCTGGTCAACAGCAACCCGGCGACCATCATGACCGACCCGGACCTCGCGGACGCCACCTACCTGGAACCGCTGACGCCGGAATTCGTGCGCCGCGTGATCGAGAAGGAACGCCCGGACGCGCTGCTGCCCACCCTGGGCGGCCAGACGGCCCTGAACCTCGCCATGGACCTGAACGCCGACGGGACGCTTGCCGAGTTCGGCGTGGAACTCATCGGCGCGAACGCTGCCGCCATCCGCAAGGGCGAGGACCGCGAGGAATTCCAGGCGGCCATGAAGAAGATCGGCGTGGAGACCGCCAAGGGCCAGATGGTCCACTCGATGGAGGAAGCCATCGAGTACCAGAAACAGATCGGGCTGCCCATCGTGATCCGCCCCAGTTTCACGCTGGGCGGCACGGGCGGCGGCATCGCGCACACCTACGAAGAGTTCCTGGCGATCACGGAAGGTGGCCTGCGCGACTCCCCCGTGACCAGCGTGCTGCTTGAAGAAAGCATCCTGGGCTGGAAGGAGTACGAGCTGGAGGTCATGCGCGACACGGCCGACACGGTCGTGATCATCACCTCCATCGAGAACTTCGACCCGATGGGCGTGCACACCGGCGACAGCATCACGGTGGCGCCCGCGCAGACCCTCAGTGACGTGGAGTACCAGCGCCTGCGCGACCAGTCCCTGGCGATCATCCGCGAGATCGGCGTGGACACGGGCGGCAGCAACATCCAGTTCGCGGTGAACCCCGTGGACGGCCGCGTGATCGTGATCGAGATGAACCCCCGCGTGAGCCGCAGCTCCGCGCTGGCGAGCAAGGCGACGGGCTTCCCCATCGCCAAGATCGCCGCGCTGCTGGCCGTCGGGTACCACCTGGACGAACTGAAGAACGACATCACCCGCATCACGCCCGCCTCCTTCGAGCCGAGCATCGATTACGTCGTCACGAAGATCCCGCGTTTCGCGTTCGAGAAGTTCCCCGGCAGCAGTGACGCGCTGGGCACGCAGATGCGCTCAGTGGGCGAGGTCATGGCGATCGGCCGCACCTTCAAGGAAAGCCTCCAGAAAGCCATGCGGAGCATCGAGTCCGACGTGCGCGGTGCATTCGCCGCCATGAGCGTGGACGAACTGCGCGGCCTGCTGTACGGCAACCCCCGCCGCCTGGAAGCCGTCATGGAACTGCTGCGCCGGGGCGAGAGCACGGGCGACCTGTTCGACGCCACCAGGATCGACCCGTGGTTCCTGAGCCAGCTCAAGGAGATCATCGACGCCGAGAGCGAACTGCTGGAACTCGGCCCGATCCGCGAGTGGAAGTACGAGATCTGGCGCGAGGTCAAACGCCTGGGCTTCAGCGACGCGCGCATCGGCGAGATCGTCGGCCTGAGCGAACTGGAGGTGCGCGCCATCCGCAAGGAAGCCCGCGCCGTGCCCGTCTACAAGACCGTGGACACCTGCGCCGCCGAGTTCGAGGCGCACACCCCCTACCACTACAGCACCTACGAGTGGGAGGACGAGGTCACGCAGACCGAGAAACCCAAGGTCGTGATCCTGGGCAGCGGCCCCAACCGCATCGGGCAGGGCGTGGAATTCGACTACGCCACCGTGCACGCCGTGTGGGCGCTTCAGGACGCCGGGTACGAGACCATCATGGTCAACTCGAACCCCGAGACGGTCAGCACCGACTACGACACCGCCGACCGCCTGTACTTCGAGCCGCTGACGTTCGAGGACGTCATGAACATCGTCGAACACGAGAAACCTGTGGGCGTGATCGTGCAACTCGGCGGGCAGACCCCGCTGAAACTCGCCCGCCGACTGGCCGAAGCCGGAGCCCCGATCATTGGGACCAGCGTGGACGCCATCGACGAGGCCGAGGACCGAGCCTCCTTCAACGCGCTGTGCGAACGCCTGGGCCTGCCGCAGCCGCTCGGTAAGGTCGCGCAGACGCCCGACCAGGCCGCCGCGCTGGCCGAAGAACTCGGCTTCCCGCTCATGGCCCGCCCCTCCTACGTCCTGGGCGGCCGCGCCATGCGTACCGTCCGCTCCATGGACGAACTCACCACGTACCTGAACGAGGTGTACGCCGCCGTCGAAGGGCAACCCAGCATCCTCCTCGACCAGTTCCTGGAAGGCGCGCTGGAACTCGACGTGGACACCCTCTGCGACGGTAACCGCGCGGTCGTCATGGGCATCATGGAACACATCGAGGCCGCCGGCATCCACTCCGGCGACAGCGCCTGCATCCTCCCCCCCGTCAACCTCAGCCCCGACCTGCTGGCCCGCGTGAAGGCCGACACCGAACGCCTCGCCCTCGCCCTGGGCGTGCGCGGCCTGATGAACGTCCAGTGGGCCGTCAAGGACAACGTGGCGTACATTCTCGAAGCGAACCCGCGCGCCAGCCGCACCGTCCCGTTCGTGAGCAAGGCCGTGAACCACCCCCTCGCCAAGAGCGCCGCCCGCATCGCCGTCGGCCACACCCTCGACCAGATCGGCCTGTTTGAGACCCCCGTCCCCGCCATGTACTCCGTGAAGGAAGTGCACCTGCCGTTCCTGAAGTTCGCGGGCGTGATCCCCACCCTCGGCCCCGAAATGAAAAGCACCGGCGAGAGCATGGGCATCGACAGCGACCCCTACCGCGCGTTCTACCGCGCCCAGATCGGCGCGAAAAGCAACGTCCCCACCACCGGCACCGCCCTGCTGCTCGGCGACGGCCTGGACGACGTCGCCGCCAGCCTGCAAGACAGCGGCCTGACCGTCATCCGCGAACAGGACGGCGACAAGCTGCCCAACCTGTTGATCGACGTGACCGGCAGCCGCCTACTACGCACCGCCCTGGAACGCGGCGTGCCCATCGTCAGCACCCGCGAAGCCGCCGAATGGACCGCCAAAGCCATCGCCGCCGCCAAGAACGACCCCCTGAACGTCAATAGCCTTCAGGAATGGGTGAACGCCTGA
- a CDS encoding GNAT family N-acetyltransferase translates to MTDSSVQIRMASPADRDTVTRVFHESGLDTDATLADGTTYWVMERGGQPVGAIGLEHGEGASLLRGAAVLPEARGGGLGRRLVMSAVEYAQGRGDRAIYMFSKGGDWGTFGFQQVPLAVVMGDVPDAPQVQAYRARGDRPGGTTWMRTLG, encoded by the coding sequence ATGACCGATTCCAGCGTTCAGATCCGCATGGCCAGCCCCGCCGACCGGGACACCGTCACCCGCGTCTTTCACGAGTCGGGCCTGGATACCGACGCCACGCTGGCGGACGGCACGACCTACTGGGTGATGGAACGGGGTGGGCAGCCGGTCGGAGCGATCGGCCTGGAGCACGGCGAGGGAGCCTCGCTGCTGCGCGGCGCGGCCGTGCTGCCCGAAGCGCGCGGCGGTGGCCTGGGCCGCCGGCTGGTCATGAGTGCCGTGGAGTACGCGCAGGGACGCGGGGACCGCGCCATCTACATGTTCAGCAAGGGCGGCGACTGGGGCACCTTCGGCTTCCAGCAGGTGCCGCTGGCCGTCGTGATGGGCGACGTGCCGGACGCCCCGCAGGTGCAGGCGTACCGCGCGCGTGGGGACCGTCCCGGCGGCACCACCTGGATGCGCACCCTGGGATAA
- the argH gene encoding argininosuccinate lyase yields MTNMQDKKLWGGRFAEATDGLVELFNASVGFDQRLAEQDIRGSLAHVAMLGQVGILTADEVTQITDGLNAVLADIRAGNFEWRLDREDVHMNVEAALRDRIGPVAGKLHTARSRNDQVAVDFRLFTKEAALDLADKTRALRVVMLAEAEKHLEAGVILPGYTHLQVAQPILLSHWFMAYVAMLERDEGRFRDAAERMDESPLGSSALAGTPWPIDRHATAAALGFARPTANSLDGVGSRDFALEFLSACAILSAHLSRLSEELILYSTFEFGFITLPDSHTTGSSIMPQKKNPDVSELARGKAGRVFGNLMGLLTVVKGTPLAYNKDLQEDKEGVFDSYDTLSIVLRLYAEMMPKTVWHADVTGAAAARGYSTATDVADFLARQGVPFREAHEVVGGLVGVASRSGRQLWDLTDEELRAAHPLLNAEVAQSLTVEESVRGRASFGGTAPDRVREAIQNARQGLDRP; encoded by the coding sequence ATGACGAATATGCAGGACAAGAAACTCTGGGGTGGGCGGTTCGCGGAGGCGACGGACGGGCTGGTCGAGCTGTTCAACGCGTCGGTGGGCTTCGATCAGCGCCTTGCCGAGCAGGACATTCGTGGCTCTCTGGCGCACGTGGCGATGCTCGGGCAGGTCGGGATTCTGACCGCCGACGAGGTCACTCAGATCACCGATGGACTGAACGCCGTGCTGGCGGACATCCGCGCGGGGAATTTCGAGTGGCGCCTGGACCGCGAGGACGTTCACATGAATGTCGAGGCGGCCCTGCGTGACCGGATCGGGCCGGTGGCCGGGAAGTTGCACACGGCCCGCTCGCGGAACGATCAGGTGGCGGTGGATTTCCGTCTGTTCACGAAGGAAGCCGCGCTGGATCTGGCCGATAAGACCCGCGCCCTGCGCGTGGTGATGCTCGCGGAAGCCGAGAAGCACCTGGAGGCCGGGGTGATCCTGCCGGGGTACACGCACCTGCAGGTGGCGCAGCCGATCCTGCTGAGTCACTGGTTCATGGCGTACGTGGCGATGCTGGAACGCGACGAGGGCCGCTTCCGGGACGCGGCCGAGCGGATGGACGAGTCGCCGCTGGGTTCGTCGGCGCTGGCGGGCACGCCCTGGCCGATCGACCGGCACGCGACGGCGGCGGCGCTGGGCTTCGCACGCCCGACCGCGAACAGTCTGGATGGGGTGGGCAGCCGGGACTTCGCGCTGGAGTTCCTGAGTGCCTGCGCGATCCTGTCGGCGCACCTGTCGCGCCTCAGTGAGGAACTGATCCTGTACTCGACGTTCGAGTTCGGCTTCATCACCCTGCCGGACAGTCACACCACGGGATCGTCGATCATGCCGCAGAAGAAGAACCCGGACGTGTCCGAACTGGCGCGCGGCAAGGCGGGCCGCGTGTTCGGGAACCTGATGGGCCTGCTGACGGTCGTGAAGGGCACGCCGCTGGCATACAACAAGGACCTTCAGGAGGACAAGGAGGGCGTGTTCGACTCCTACGACACCCTCAGCATCGTGCTGCGCCTGTACGCCGAGATGATGCCCAAGACCGTCTGGCACGCCGACGTGACGGGGGCGGCCGCCGCGCGCGGCTACTCCACCGCGACCGACGTGGCGGACTTCCTGGCCCGCCAGGGCGTTCCGTTCCGCGAGGCGCACGAGGTCGTGGGCGGACTGGTCGGCGTGGCCAGCCGCAGCGGGCGGCAGCTGTGGGACCTCACCGATGAGGAACTGCGCGCCGCGCATCCCCTGCTGAACGCGGAGGTCGCTCAGTCCCTGACGGTCGAGGAGAGCGTCCGTGGCCGCGCCAGTTTCGGCGGGACCGCGCCGGACCGCGTGCGGGAAGCCATTCAGAATGCCCGTCAGGGGCTGGACCGCCCATGA
- a CDS encoding argininosuccinate synthase codes for MAKDKIVLAYSGGLDTSIILKWLQTEKNYDVVCFTADLGQGDEVEEARVKALNTGAVAAYALDLREEFVRDYVFPMFRSSALYEGYYLLGTSIARPLIAKKMVEIAGKEGAVAVSHGATGKGNDQVRFEMTAYALKPDIVTVAPWRDWTFQGRADLEAFAHEHGIPVPTTKKDPWSTDANLLHISYEGGILEDPWAEPPAHMFKLTVDPADAPNEPEYVEIEFLNGDPVAINGEKLSPAALLAKANELGGKHGVGRLDLVENRFVGMKSRGVYETPGGTVLYHARRAVESLTLDREVLHQRDQLAPKYAELVYNGFWFAPEREALQVYFDHVASSVTGTARLKLFKGNCVTVGRKAPQSLYDKDLVSFEAGGDYNQHDAGAFIKLNALRMRVQARVKAKAEAQEPAQV; via the coding sequence ATGGCAAAAGACAAGATCGTACTCGCGTACAGCGGCGGCCTGGACACCAGCATCATCCTCAAGTGGCTCCAGACCGAGAAGAACTACGACGTGGTCTGCTTCACCGCCGACCTCGGCCAGGGCGACGAGGTCGAGGAAGCCCGCGTCAAGGCCCTGAACACCGGGGCCGTGGCCGCCTACGCGCTGGACCTGCGCGAGGAATTCGTGCGCGACTACGTGTTCCCCATGTTCCGCTCCTCGGCGCTGTACGAGGGGTACTACCTGCTGGGCACCAGCATCGCCCGGCCCCTGATCGCCAAGAAGATGGTCGAGATCGCCGGGAAGGAAGGTGCGGTGGCCGTGTCACACGGCGCGACCGGCAAGGGCAACGACCAGGTGCGTTTCGAGATGACCGCCTACGCCCTGAAACCCGACATCGTCACGGTCGCCCCCTGGCGCGACTGGACCTTCCAGGGCCGCGCCGACCTCGAAGCCTTCGCCCACGAGCACGGCATCCCGGTGCCCACCACCAAGAAAGACCCCTGGAGCACCGACGCCAACCTCCTGCACATCAGCTACGAGGGCGGCATCCTCGAAGACCCCTGGGCCGAACCGCCCGCCCACATGTTCAAACTGACCGTGGACCCCGCCGACGCCCCCAACGAACCCGAGTACGTGGAAATCGAGTTCCTGAACGGTGACCCGGTCGCCATCAACGGCGAGAAACTGTCGCCCGCCGCCCTGCTGGCCAAGGCCAATGAGCTGGGCGGGAAGCACGGCGTGGGCCGCCTCGACCTAGTGGAAAACCGCTTCGTCGGCATGAAATCACGCGGCGTGTACGAGACGCCCGGCGGCACCGTCCTGTACCACGCCCGCCGCGCCGTCGAGAGCCTCACCCTGGACCGCGAGGTGCTGCACCAGCGCGACCAGCTCGCCCCCAAGTACGCCGAACTGGTCTACAACGGCTTCTGGTTCGCCCCGGAACGCGAGGCGCTTCAGGTGTACTTCGACCACGTCGCCAGCAGCGTCACCGGCACCGCCCGCCTGAAACTCTTCAAGGGCAACTGCGTCACCGTGGGTCGCAAGGCCCCCCAGAGCCTGTACGACAAGGACCTCGTGAGCTTCGAGGCGGGCGGCGATTACAACCAGCACGACGCCGGCGCGTTCATCAAACTCAACGCCCTGCGCATGCGCGTCCAGGCCCGCGTGAAAGCCAAAGCCGAAGCCCAGGAACCCGCCCAGGTCTGA
- a CDS encoding LysE family transporter — MPPFLRGLGLGLSLIVAIGPQNAFVLRQGLARRWALLAALACALCDTALITLGVLGVGGLLARHPALVTAGTLLGAAFLTWYGLRSLRAALNPGHAGLHAAPDGAVTAPARVIGMAAAFSLLNPHALLDTVVLIGGASAGLSGSGRTAFLLGTVLASWAWFFTLAVAGRALAPVMARPQAWRVLDLLIGATLLLTAAGLLTTAGLGHGL; from the coding sequence ATGCCTCCTTTCCTGCGCGGGCTGGGCCTGGGTCTGTCCCTGATCGTCGCCATCGGCCCGCAGAACGCGTTCGTGCTGCGTCAGGGGCTCGCGCGGCGCTGGGCGCTGCTGGCCGCCCTGGCCTGCGCGCTGTGCGACACGGCCCTGATCACGCTGGGCGTGCTGGGCGTGGGCGGCCTGCTGGCCCGCCACCCGGCGCTGGTGACGGCGGGCACGCTGTTGGGCGCGGCGTTCCTGACGTGGTACGGCCTGCGGTCCCTGCGCGCCGCCCTGAATCCCGGTCACGCGGGCCTGCACGCCGCGCCGGACGGGGCGGTGACCGCGCCCGCCCGCGTGATCGGCATGGCGGCGGCCTTCAGTCTGCTGAACCCCCACGCGCTGCTGGACACGGTCGTGCTGATCGGCGGGGCCAGCGCGGGCCTGAGCGGCAGCGGGCGCACGGCGTTCCTGCTGGGCACGGTCCTGGCGTCCTGGGCGTGGTTCTTCACGCTGGCCGTGGCAGGTCGCGCGCTGGCTCCGGTCATGGCCCGCCCGCAGGCATGGCGGGTGCTGGACCTGCTGATCGGCGCCACCCTCCTGTTGACGGCGGCGGGGCTGCTGACGACTGCGGGGCTGGGGCACGGACTGTAG
- a CDS encoding aminotransferase class I/II-fold pyridoxal phosphate-dependent enzyme → MPQLHDRARASQESVFSRMSRLAAQHGAVNLGQGFPPGAPPSFLLSAARDALGRSDQYTPPAGLGALRDALGADLGVDGVDITVTCGATEALNVLALSLYGPGDEVLMLEPVFDVYLPQARLAGAAPVTVPMRLDPQSGWSFDLNALAAAVTPRTRALLLNSPFNPTGTVFTPEELAAIVALARQHDLWIISDEVYDELYFGERPVSLRTLAPERTFTVGSAGKRLEATGWRVGWIAAPPGLSTGLSGVRQLTSFCSPAPLQAAVAAALPVARQDGFYDTLRAGYAARLALLAGGLRDLGATVFEPRGTYFLTALHPHWTAGSLVEQAGVAVIPGEAFYSRHAAPQGLLRVAFCKSTDDIHLALERLERHVRSQS, encoded by the coding sequence ATGCCACAGCTGCACGACCGGGCCCGCGCCTCGCAGGAGAGCGTCTTCTCACGCATGAGCCGACTGGCCGCCCAGCACGGCGCGGTGAACCTGGGTCAGGGCTTCCCGCCGGGCGCGCCGCCATCCTTCCTGCTGAGCGCCGCGCGGGACGCCCTGGGCCGCAGCGACCAGTACACGCCCCCGGCAGGCCTGGGCGCGCTGCGGGACGCGCTGGGCGCCGACCTGGGCGTGGACGGCGTGGACATCACCGTCACCTGCGGCGCGACCGAGGCCCTGAACGTCCTGGCCCTGTCGCTGTACGGGCCGGGCGACGAGGTCCTGATGCTCGAACCCGTGTTCGACGTGTACCTGCCGCAGGCGCGGCTGGCCGGCGCGGCGCCCGTGACCGTCCCCATGCGGCTGGACCCACAGTCCGGCTGGTCCTTCGACCTGAACGCGCTGGCGGCCGCCGTCACGCCGCGCACGCGGGCACTGCTGCTGAATAGCCCCTTCAACCCCACCGGGACGGTGTTCACGCCCGAAGAACTGGCCGCCATCGTGGCCCTGGCCCGCCAGCACGACCTGTGGATCATCAGTGACGAGGTGTACGACGAACTGTACTTCGGAGAGCGGCCCGTCAGCCTGCGGACCCTCGCGCCGGAACGGACCTTCACGGTCGGCAGCGCCGGCAAACGCCTGGAAGCGACCGGCTGGCGAGTCGGCTGGATCGCCGCGCCCCCCGGCCTCAGCACAGGCCTGAGTGGAGTGCGGCAACTCACGTCCTTCTGCTCGCCCGCGCCCCTTCAGGCGGCGGTGGCGGCCGCGCTGCCCGTCGCCCGCCAGGACGGCTTCTACGACACCCTGCGCGCCGGGTACGCCGCCCGCCTAGCCCTGCTGGCCGGGGGCTTGCGCGACCTGGGGGCCACCGTGTTCGAACCGCGCGGCACGTACTTCCTGACCGCGCTGCACCCCCACTGGACGGCCGGGTCCCTAGTCGAGCAGGCGGGCGTGGCCGTCATTCCCGGCGAGGCCTTCTACTCCCGGCACGCCGCGCCACAGGGACTGCTGCGCGTGGCGTTCTGCAAGTCCACCGACGACATTCACCTCGCACTGGAGCGCCTGGAACGCCATGTGAGATCCCAGTCCTGA
- a CDS encoding GNAT family N-acetyltransferase, producing MTLSDMHVKLRQAAPADLPVILDLLTRCGLHTTSVTPQAGTYWIADLDGVPGGCIGLEHGEGVSLIRSTAVLPEARAQGLGRALVRSALTHATLRGDRSVYLFSEEAGDYWRRFGFVPVTADEISAALPDAPQVVSGLCNGWIGGEQAWRLDVQPLAGQPGAAGEAARG from the coding sequence ATGACCCTGTCCGACATGCACGTCAAACTCCGTCAGGCCGCCCCGGCGGACCTGCCGGTCATTCTCGACCTGCTGACCCGCTGCGGGCTGCACACGACCAGCGTCACGCCGCAGGCCGGCACGTACTGGATCGCGGACCTGGACGGCGTTCCCGGCGGCTGCATCGGCCTGGAGCACGGCGAGGGCGTCAGTCTGATCCGTTCGACGGCGGTGCTGCCGGAGGCGCGCGCGCAGGGCCTGGGCCGGGCGTTGGTCCGCTCGGCCCTGACGCACGCGACGCTGCGCGGCGACCGGAGCGTGTACCTGTTCAGCGAGGAGGCCGGGGATTACTGGCGGCGTTTCGGGTTCGTGCCGGTCACGGCCGACGAGATCTCCGCGGCTTTGCCGGACGCGCCGCAGGTGGTCAGTGGCCTGTGCAACGGCTGGATCGGCGGCGAGCAGGCGTGGCGTCTGGACGTGCAGCCGCTGGCCGGGCAGCCGGGCGCGGCGGGCGAGGCGGCGCGGGGGTGA
- a CDS encoding N-acetyltransferase, with protein sequence MTLALESIAVPDIHPDAPLVTRKARLSDIDAIHELIGYWAARGLMLVRSRALLAETIRDFHLVLADAHEGRPAGLAGVCGLHMLAPDLAEVRGLAIHPNMQGRGLGRDLVAACEREAREIDLPALFAWTYQQGFFEKCGFRRIDKTNLHPKVWSECQRCAFFENCNEIAMYRELR encoded by the coding sequence GTGACACTGGCCCTGGAGTCCATCGCCGTGCCGGACATTCACCCGGACGCGCCCCTGGTGACCCGCAAGGCGCGACTGTCGGACATCGACGCCATTCACGAGCTGATCGGGTACTGGGCGGCGCGCGGACTGATGCTGGTCCGCTCGCGCGCCCTGCTGGCCGAGACCATCCGGGATTTCCATCTGGTGCTGGCCGACGCGCACGAGGGGCGGCCCGCCGGTCTGGCGGGCGTGTGCGGCCTGCACATGCTCGCCCCGGACCTCGCGGAGGTGCGCGGACTGGCGATTCACCCGAACATGCAGGGGCGCGGGCTGGGCCGTGACCTCGTGGCCGCGTGCGAACGCGAGGCCCGCGAGATCGACCTGCCGGCCCTGTTCGCCTGGACGTACCAGCAGGGGTTCTTCGAGAAGTGCGGCTTCAGGCGCATCGACAAGACGAACCTGCACCCGAAAGTCTGGAGCGAGTGCCAGCGCTGCGCGTTCTTCGAGAACTGCAACGAGATCGCCATGTACCGGGAGTTGCGGTGA
- the carA gene encoding glutamine-hydrolyzing carbamoyl-phosphate synthase small subunit, translated as MIRKERAILALEDGTVYRGYAFGHRGETVGEVVFNTSMTGYQEIMTDPSYNGQIVTITYPHVGNYGVAIYDMESNKPYVRGFISREFSAEYSNYRAQQSLESFMQQYGVVSIQGIDTRALVRRLRTGGVVKGVIAHRSFTHPEDPYGEFTPAEEQVYVSRALGHQDIDGHDMTREVTTALPYAFPTLRHGKRVVLMDFGIKHTIIERLAEVGIEPIVVPAHTTPAQIMALQPHGLFLSNGPGDPAPLEYAHKTAWELMGLLPTFGICLGHQILGLAAGGRTFKMKFGHRGGNQPVKNLLTGNVEITSQNHGYAVDIDSIPNGAFVATHVNLNDGTLEGMAHSRYPVFSVQYHPEASPGPHDSRYLFDRFIEEIDAFDGGSGTPIAKANSGRLGV; from the coding sequence ATGATCAGGAAAGAGCGGGCCATTCTGGCCCTGGAAGACGGCACGGTGTACCGCGGGTACGCCTTCGGGCACCGCGGCGAGACCGTCGGCGAGGTCGTGTTCAACACCTCCATGACCGGGTACCAGGAGATCATGACCGATCCCTCGTACAACGGGCAGATCGTGACCATCACGTACCCGCACGTCGGGAATTACGGCGTGGCGATCTACGACATGGAAAGCAACAAGCCGTACGTGCGGGGCTTCATCTCGCGTGAATTCAGTGCCGAGTACTCGAACTACCGCGCGCAGCAGTCGCTGGAATCGTTCATGCAGCAGTACGGCGTCGTGAGCATCCAGGGCATCGACACGCGCGCGCTGGTGCGCCGCCTGCGCACGGGCGGCGTGGTCAAGGGCGTGATCGCGCACCGGTCTTTCACGCACCCGGAAGATCCGTACGGCGAGTTCACGCCTGCCGAGGAGCAGGTGTACGTCAGCCGCGCCCTGGGGCATCAGGACATCGACGGGCACGACATGACCCGCGAGGTCACGACCGCGCTGCCCTACGCCTTCCCGACGCTGCGGCACGGCAAGCGCGTGGTCCTGATGGACTTCGGGATCAAGCACACCATCATCGAGCGGCTGGCCGAGGTGGGCATCGAGCCCATCGTGGTGCCCGCCCACACCACCCCGGCGCAGATCATGGCGCTGCAACCGCACGGCCTGTTCCTGAGTAACGGCCCCGGCGATCCCGCGCCGCTGGAGTACGCGCACAAGACCGCCTGGGAACTGATGGGGCTGCTGCCCACCTTCGGCATCTGCCTGGGCCACCAGATCCTGGGGCTGGCAGCGGGCGGCCGGACCTTCAAGATGAAGTTCGGTCACCGCGGCGGTAACCAGCCCGTGAAGAATCTGTTAACGGGAAATGTGGAGATCACGTCCCAGAACCACGGGTACGCGGTGGACATCGATTCGATCCCGAACGGGGCCTTCGTGGCCACCCACGTGAACCTGAACGACGGTACGCTGGAAGGCATGGCGCACTCGCGCTACCCGGTGTTTTCGGTGCAGTACCACCCGGAGGCCAGCCCCGGCCCGCACGACAGCCGCTACCTGTTCGACCGCTTCATCGAGGAGATCGACGCCTTCGATGGGGGCAGCGGTACCCCCATTGCCAAAGCGAATTCTGGCCGTCTGGGGGTTTGA
- a CDS encoding GNAT family N-acetyltransferase, with translation MTQPPTTLRPVNPDDLADFHAVMMAAGMDPRSSWNRITPADLERSLLAPGAGGFLAVASGEVLGCVGYRPDFSTTGGEQTLTLNKLATRPTARRTGLGRALVREVEHVARMGGYGRVLLAVSQFNLDVLPFYDRLGYTVSDEPYAHAHPDSPAPVVLVKAVRAEESTPDRPTPPLSDKDAP, from the coding sequence GTGACCCAGCCCCCCACCACGCTGCGCCCCGTGAACCCCGACGACCTCGCGGACTTTCACGCGGTCATGATGGCCGCCGGGATGGACCCCCGCAGCAGCTGGAACCGCATCACGCCTGCCGACCTGGAACGGTCCCTGCTGGCCCCCGGCGCGGGCGGGTTCCTGGCGGTCGCGAGCGGAGAGGTGCTGGGCTGCGTCGGCTACCGCCCTGATTTTTCCACCACGGGCGGCGAGCAGACCCTGACCCTGAACAAACTCGCCACGCGGCCCACCGCCCGCCGCACTGGCCTGGGCCGCGCCCTGGTGCGCGAAGTCGAGCACGTCGCCCGCATGGGCGGCTACGGGCGCGTCCTGCTGGCCGTGTCCCAGTTCAACCTGGACGTGCTGCCCTTCTACGACCGGCTCGGATACACCGTCTCCGACGAACCCTACGCGCACGCCCACCCGGACAGCCCCGCCCCGGTGGTGCTGGTGAAAGCGGTCAGGGCAGAGGAATCCACCCCTGACCGCCCGACTCCGCCTCTCTCTGACAAGGACGCCCCATGA